Proteins from one Solibacillus sp. FSL R7-0668 genomic window:
- a CDS encoding phage scaffolding protein produces the protein MTKEQLMALGLTEEQAQQILDGFGQMVPKSRLDEKIKELKTANETIAERDTQIKDLEPLAAGNKDLLDQITKLQADNKTAAEQYQADLAETQRTYALDGALKDAKVHNVKAVKALLDNEKIKLNGDALEGLTEQLEALKQSDAYLFTTEKADTPPAPSFSGGQHTPPAGGNPDPFAAKLAKYE, from the coding sequence ATGACAAAAGAACAATTAATGGCTCTTGGCTTAACAGAAGAGCAGGCACAACAAATATTAGATGGTTTTGGGCAAATGGTGCCGAAATCACGTCTTGACGAAAAAATCAAAGAGCTGAAAACAGCTAATGAAACTATTGCCGAGCGTGATACGCAAATTAAAGATTTGGAGCCGTTGGCAGCAGGTAATAAAGATTTGTTAGACCAAATCACGAAGTTGCAAGCAGATAATAAAACGGCAGCGGAACAGTATCAAGCTGATTTAGCGGAAACACAACGCACTTATGCTTTGGATGGCGCTTTAAAAGATGCAAAAGTACACAATGTTAAGGCGGTTAAAGCCTTGTTAGACAACGAAAAAATTAAATTAAACGGTGATGCATTGGAAGGTTTAACGGAGCAGTTAGAAGCTCTTAAACAGTCTGATGCTTATTTATTCACAACAGAAAAGGCAGATACGCCGCCAGCTCCATCATTTAGTGGCGGTCAACATACACCGCCAGCGGGTGGCAATCCTGACCCGTTTGCCGCTAAATTAGCAAAATATGAATAA